Proteins encoded in a region of the Synechococcus sp. BIOS-U3-1 genome:
- a CDS encoding ABC transporter ATP-binding protein, with protein MPPEPLLADRARGQRSPVAELRAVDKIYGSGAGLVRALDQLDLTVRKGDYLAVMGASGSGKSTAMNILGCLDRPSSGSYHLNGNAVEDLDDDALADLRNQQLGFVFQQFHLLPHATALENVMLPMIYAGLSPQQRRDKAREALDRVGLGERMQNKPNQLSGGQQQRVAIARAIINQPALLLADEPTGALDSRTTDDVLNLFDALHDQGITLVLVTHEDDVAARAERVAHFRDGRVERWDGGTHDFKPT; from the coding sequence ATGCCTCCGGAGCCACTCTTGGCTGACAGAGCCAGAGGTCAACGTTCTCCAGTCGCTGAGTTGCGAGCTGTCGACAAGATCTATGGGAGCGGAGCTGGCCTTGTGAGAGCGCTTGATCAGCTTGATCTGACCGTGCGCAAAGGCGACTATCTCGCCGTCATGGGGGCCAGCGGCTCCGGCAAAAGCACCGCGATGAACATTCTGGGCTGCCTCGACCGCCCCAGTAGCGGCTCTTATCACCTCAATGGGAATGCGGTGGAGGATCTCGATGATGACGCTCTAGCAGATCTGCGCAATCAGCAGCTTGGTTTCGTGTTTCAGCAATTCCATCTGCTGCCCCACGCAACGGCTCTCGAAAACGTCATGTTGCCGATGATCTATGCAGGGCTCTCACCCCAGCAGAGACGAGACAAGGCCAGAGAAGCGCTGGACCGCGTGGGGCTTGGAGAAAGGATGCAGAACAAGCCCAATCAGCTGTCCGGCGGTCAACAGCAGAGAGTCGCCATTGCAAGAGCCATCATCAACCAGCCTGCCCTTCTCCTGGCTGATGAACCCACCGGTGCCCTCGATTCACGCACCACGGATGACGTGTTGAATCTGTTTGATGCCCTGCACGACCAGGGCATCACGCTGGTTCTTGTTACCCATGAGGATGATGTGGCGGCACGTGCCGAACGAGTGGCCCATTTCCGAGACGGACGCGTGGAACGCTGGGACGGTGGCACCCACGATTTCAAGCCGACCTGA
- a CDS encoding response regulator transcription factor, with the protein MVSSATPKTRLLLVDDEARLTELLKMELEVEGYEVDVASDGATGLIRARTEPSPDLIVLDWNLPDFSGVDICQRIRSSAITTPILMLTGHDDVADRVTALDAGVDDYLVKPFSIEELMARLRAMQRRASTFSAATGDGQHPETLQVGDLVMNTSTRDVSRSGQLIQLSVKEFELLLFLMRGQGKVLERDAIMRGVWGEDFYGDDNLLDVYIRYLRQKIESSERPALIHTVRGVGFILREERQPQMS; encoded by the coding sequence ATGGTCTCCTCAGCCACTCCGAAGACCAGACTCCTGTTAGTGGATGACGAGGCTCGCCTCACAGAACTCCTCAAGATGGAACTGGAGGTTGAGGGGTATGAGGTGGATGTGGCCTCAGATGGAGCCACAGGCCTAATCCGAGCCCGTACGGAACCATCTCCAGACCTGATTGTTCTGGATTGGAATCTTCCAGATTTCAGTGGTGTGGACATTTGCCAGCGAATCCGCAGCAGCGCCATCACCACACCGATCCTGATGCTCACTGGCCACGACGACGTCGCTGATCGGGTGACGGCCCTGGATGCGGGAGTAGACGATTACCTGGTCAAGCCTTTTTCAATTGAGGAATTGATGGCACGACTGCGGGCCATGCAAAGACGTGCCAGCACATTCTCCGCAGCGACTGGCGACGGACAGCATCCTGAAACGCTCCAAGTCGGAGATCTGGTGATGAATACCAGTACTCGGGATGTAAGTCGTTCAGGCCAGTTGATACAGCTGTCCGTGAAGGAATTCGAATTACTCCTCTTCCTGATGCGTGGTCAGGGAAAAGTGCTCGAACGCGACGCAATCATGCGTGGAGTCTGGGGTGAAGACTTTTACGGCGATGACAATCTGCTCGATGTCTATATCCGCTACTTACGCCAGAAAATTGAATCGAGCGAACGTCCTGCCCTAATCCACACCGTGAGAGGTGTGGGTTTCATCCTGAGGGAAGAGCGTCAGCCTCAGATGTCATGA
- a CDS encoding M23 family metallopeptidase — protein sequence MVLRWLAASVLLSIPALQGPVNPPELKPLPPPLTFDRSLESLERNRVITPRERRELETGEQARPIDVPAFQQACRSGALSRQECSSGVAVRRRSSRLQPRVVWKGRDATLTGLSRRGLDGTPLPPISVPVKALLAGSAATFRLETVFAVSPRPASISGNGDRKLLFPIIGSAITTSGFGWRIHPIIGRWLLHAGKDLAAPEGTPVVAALSGTVLSSGLAGGYGIAVELDHDQPKRRTLYGHLSEIYVKSGQRVRQGEVIGRVGSTGLSTGPHLHFELRKPEGSGWVAVDPGDLDLNPLTASGADAVSLLVGQLMTSLERSQDS from the coding sequence TTGGTTCTGCGTTGGCTTGCTGCCTCGGTCCTGCTGTCCATCCCTGCCCTGCAGGGGCCAGTGAACCCGCCTGAGCTCAAGCCGCTTCCGCCACCGCTCACCTTTGATCGTTCGCTGGAGTCCTTGGAGCGAAACCGGGTGATCACGCCCCGTGAGCGGCGAGAGCTTGAAACCGGAGAACAGGCACGTCCGATTGATGTTCCCGCGTTCCAGCAGGCTTGCCGAAGCGGTGCTTTATCACGGCAGGAATGCAGCAGTGGCGTTGCAGTGCGCCGGCGCAGTTCCCGTCTTCAACCTCGCGTTGTGTGGAAGGGTCGTGATGCAACTCTCACAGGGTTGTCCAGGCGCGGTCTTGATGGCACACCGCTTCCTCCGATTTCCGTTCCGGTGAAGGCTCTGCTGGCAGGCTCCGCCGCTACGTTTCGTCTAGAGACGGTGTTTGCTGTGTCGCCTCGCCCCGCGTCGATCTCTGGCAACGGTGATCGCAAGCTGTTGTTTCCGATCATCGGTTCAGCCATCACCACCAGTGGCTTCGGATGGCGGATCCATCCGATCATCGGGCGATGGCTGTTGCATGCCGGTAAGGACCTGGCCGCCCCTGAAGGGACCCCGGTGGTTGCTGCGTTGTCAGGAACCGTGCTGAGCAGTGGTCTGGCAGGTGGTTACGGCATTGCTGTGGAGTTGGATCATGATCAGCCCAAACGCCGGACCCTGTACGGACATCTTTCAGAGATTTACGTGAAGTCCGGCCAGAGGGTTCGCCAGGGTGAAGTGATTGGCCGTGTCGGGAGTACGGGCCTGAGTACCGGACCTCATCTGCATTTTGAGCTGCGCAAACCTGAAGGCAGCGGCTGGGTGGCTGTTGATCCTGGCGATCTGGACCTCAATCCGCTCACCGCCTCGGGTGCAGACGCTGTGTCGCTGCTTGTGGGGCAGCTGATGACCAGTCTGGAACGTTCTCAGGATTCATGA
- a CDS encoding biotin--[acetyl-CoA-carboxylase] ligase, whose product MTTGRAGRGRLLHDLRRDGHDSWWLRRLGVCASTETELSEWLMQQPWCGHHPRAVLADRQIRGHGQYGRRWVAPMGGVWLSAALPWPQQQCSTGLFGLTVALALAEQVESTGLQVSIKWPNDLMIESRKLAGVLPTLVFRGSRVRLAKIGVGLNVNNPVPPGAVSLRELLSSGRCRLRGWQGAVLRALDRARELALEPNMVVCQAEQRLWASSVVDPGSGESWQVRGIGIDGRLLLEQGTRRTSWTRWADSPGQDL is encoded by the coding sequence TTGACCACTGGGCGAGCGGGCCGGGGGAGATTGCTGCATGATCTGCGTCGCGATGGTCATGACTCCTGGTGGCTGAGACGTTTAGGCGTCTGTGCCAGCACCGAGACCGAGTTGTCTGAATGGCTGATGCAGCAGCCCTGGTGTGGCCACCATCCACGTGCTGTCTTGGCTGACCGTCAGATTCGTGGTCATGGCCAGTACGGACGCCGCTGGGTGGCACCGATGGGCGGCGTCTGGCTGAGTGCGGCTCTTCCCTGGCCTCAGCAGCAATGCTCAACGGGGTTGTTCGGTCTCACCGTGGCTCTTGCCCTGGCGGAGCAGGTCGAGTCCACTGGTCTGCAGGTCTCCATCAAATGGCCCAATGATCTGATGATTGAGTCCCGCAAGCTGGCCGGTGTGTTGCCCACCCTGGTCTTCCGAGGCAGTCGGGTCCGTTTGGCGAAAATTGGAGTCGGGCTGAATGTGAATAATCCGGTGCCCCCTGGCGCGGTATCCCTGCGGGAACTGCTGTCTTCAGGTCGATGCAGGCTGAGGGGCTGGCAAGGTGCGGTGCTGCGTGCACTCGATCGCGCTCGAGAGTTGGCGCTTGAGCCCAATATGGTGGTCTGTCAAGCCGAGCAGCGTCTCTGGGCTTCATCGGTGGTTGATCCTGGCTCAGGAGAGTCCTGGCAGGTGCGAGGCATCGGCATCGACGGACGTCTGCTTCTGGAGCAGGGGACCCGGAGAACCAGCTGGACCCGTTGGGCAGACAGTCCAGGCCAGGATCTCTAG
- a CDS encoding aminotransferase class I/II-fold pyridoxal phosphate-dependent enzyme, whose amino-acid sequence MITSDRLARLGSGVFDRNDRRKSAYVESERQTHQSLIDLSLGSTDLAPPIAAVEAMAEVLQHPTSASYCLHAGTQPFRRAAAAWCRQRFGVQVDAETEVLLLVGSQEGTAHLPLAVLNPGDSALILDPSYPSHRGGLELADADIHTLPLTAERNWTPDFDALSADQWQQLRLMVLGFPHNPTARTGEQAWLDEAMHRSVQHDLVLAHDNPYVDLALEGDAPSLLCCPHWRERGIEFFSLSKGWCLGGFRLAFAVGAAPLIKALRQLKGVVDFNQCQGLQRGAVVALDQHADWPSRLLPVYRQRRDRMRQALADLGWTVPMPSMALYLWMPIPEWASARGWSDEQLAAELLLHCGVALTPGSGFGDAGRDWLRLALVRPVEDLETAVARLYPWWEQHH is encoded by the coding sequence ATGATCACCTCTGATCGCCTCGCAAGGCTTGGCAGCGGTGTCTTTGATCGCAATGATCGGCGCAAATCCGCTTATGTGGAGAGCGAACGGCAGACGCATCAGTCTCTGATCGACCTGTCACTCGGCTCCACTGATTTGGCGCCACCGATAGCTGCCGTGGAAGCCATGGCCGAGGTGCTTCAGCATCCCACCAGCGCCTCGTACTGTCTCCATGCCGGCACCCAACCGTTCAGGCGTGCTGCTGCCGCATGGTGTCGGCAACGATTTGGTGTTCAAGTGGATGCTGAGACCGAAGTGCTCCTGCTGGTGGGGTCGCAAGAAGGTACAGCTCATCTGCCCCTTGCCGTTCTGAACCCTGGGGATTCAGCTCTGATCCTTGACCCCTCCTACCCCTCTCATCGGGGTGGCTTGGAACTAGCGGATGCCGATATTCACACTCTTCCACTGACTGCTGAGCGGAATTGGACTCCCGACTTCGATGCGCTTTCCGCAGACCAATGGCAGCAGTTGCGTCTGATGGTGCTCGGTTTTCCTCATAACCCCACCGCCCGCACTGGAGAGCAGGCCTGGCTTGATGAGGCCATGCACCGTTCGGTTCAACATGATCTGGTGCTGGCCCACGACAACCCGTATGTGGATCTCGCGCTGGAGGGTGATGCCCCGTCCCTGCTGTGCTGCCCCCACTGGCGTGAGCGGGGAATCGAATTCTTTTCTCTGTCCAAGGGATGGTGTCTCGGTGGATTCCGGCTGGCATTTGCGGTGGGGGCTGCTCCGTTGATCAAGGCATTGCGTCAGCTGAAAGGTGTCGTTGATTTCAACCAGTGCCAGGGCCTTCAGCGGGGCGCGGTGGTGGCGCTGGATCAACATGCCGACTGGCCTTCACGTCTTCTTCCCGTCTATCGCCAACGCCGCGACCGCATGCGTCAGGCCTTGGCTGATCTTGGCTGGACCGTGCCGATGCCTTCGATGGCTCTCTATCTCTGGATGCCTATTCCGGAATGGGCGAGTGCTAGGGGGTGGAGCGACGAACAACTTGCGGCTGAGCTGCTGCTGCATTGCGGTGTGGCGCTGACCCCTGGATCCGGTTTCGGTGATGCGGGGCGTGACTGGTTGCGACTGGCTCTTGTCCGTCCGGTTGAGGATCTGGAGACTGCTGTCGCTCGCCTGTATCCCTGGTGGGAGCAGCACCATTGA
- a CDS encoding PspA/IM30 family protein has translation MGFFDRLSRLLRANVNDLVSKAEDPVKILDQSVADMQEDLVKLRQAVAMAIASQKRLRNQADQAESQARTWYERAELALKKNEEDLAREALTRRKTFQETSTSLAKQVQGQDAQVETLKKSLVALEGKIAEARTKKDMLKARAQAAKAQQQLQSAVGNMGSNSAMAAFERMEDKVQAMEASSQAAAELAGADLESQFAALEGGDDVDDDLAALRQQLAGGPEAVALPAADQGKGEAVQPVKVSEVDNDLEELRRSIDKI, from the coding sequence ATGGGTTTCTTCGACCGGCTCAGCCGACTGCTGCGCGCCAACGTCAACGATCTCGTGAGTAAGGCCGAGGATCCGGTCAAGATTCTCGACCAGTCCGTGGCGGACATGCAGGAGGATCTTGTGAAGCTGCGCCAGGCGGTCGCCATGGCGATCGCCAGTCAGAAGCGCCTTCGCAATCAGGCGGATCAAGCGGAATCGCAGGCCCGTACTTGGTACGAACGGGCAGAGCTTGCTCTTAAGAAGAACGAAGAGGATTTGGCCCGAGAGGCTCTCACTCGGCGAAAGACATTCCAGGAGACTTCCACGTCTCTGGCCAAGCAGGTGCAAGGGCAGGACGCTCAGGTGGAAACCCTCAAAAAGAGTCTTGTGGCACTCGAGGGCAAAATTGCCGAGGCGCGCACCAAGAAGGACATGCTCAAGGCCAGGGCCCAGGCGGCTAAGGCTCAGCAGCAGCTTCAGAGCGCGGTGGGGAACATGGGTAGCAATTCCGCCATGGCCGCTTTTGAGCGAATGGAGGACAAAGTTCAGGCAATGGAAGCCAGCAGTCAGGCCGCGGCGGAACTAGCAGGAGCCGATCTGGAGAGCCAGTTCGCAGCCCTGGAGGGTGGAGATGATGTTGATGATGATCTTGCTGCCCTTCGTCAGCAACTTGCGGGAGGTCCCGAAGCCGTTGCGCTGCCAGCAGCTGATCAGGGCAAGGGTGAAGCTGTTCAACCTGTGAAAGTGTCTGAGGTCGACAACGACCTCGAGGAGCTTCGCCGATCCATTGACAAGATCTGA
- a CDS encoding DUF721 domain-containing protein: MGRAPKSQRRRFGKGEVLMPPEPAPVQPLSGCLEALKSSWRQEGSLAALWQDWPKLAGDPLSSHCQPLSLRSGMLTVGASHPQWRQALQYSKPQLLAAIRAAGHPVRDLRIQQHHPAPREVLGDPLEEWKRHPSRIDVHGIAACPRCGTPSPMGEMAEWGHCSFCRRIQLSELSAPDHRDQ; encoded by the coding sequence ATGGGTCGGGCCCCCAAATCGCAGCGGCGCCGCTTTGGTAAGGGTGAGGTGCTGATGCCACCTGAACCCGCACCCGTTCAGCCACTCAGTGGATGCCTGGAGGCTCTCAAAAGCAGTTGGAGACAGGAAGGTTCACTGGCTGCGCTTTGGCAGGACTGGCCAAAACTGGCGGGCGATCCTCTCTCCAGCCATTGCCAACCGCTGTCGCTGCGAAGCGGAATGTTGACCGTGGGAGCCAGCCATCCCCAATGGCGCCAGGCCTTGCAGTACAGCAAACCTCAGTTGCTCGCAGCCATCCGTGCAGCAGGCCATCCTGTGCGCGATCTGCGGATTCAACAACACCATCCTGCTCCGCGTGAGGTGCTCGGAGATCCGCTCGAGGAGTGGAAACGACACCCGAGTCGCATTGATGTTCATGGCATCGCGGCATGTCCACGATGTGGAACGCCCTCTCCAATGGGAGAGATGGCGGAGTGGGGACATTGCAGCTTTTGCCGCCGAATCCAGCTAAGCGAGCTGTCGGCACCGGATCATCGCGATCAATAA
- a CDS encoding ArnT family glycosyltransferase: MTADSSAQIPSIVLPTARQRRRGMLLILVLALAIFCWQLGSTGLVDETPPLFAASGRAMAETGDWLTPRVNGLPRFDKPPLVYWLMGLGYALPAGTFWDPLGTWAARLPSALASVLTMLALGDTLLRYPLQGDSFPRRTAIASALAFALSPLVLIWSRTAVSDSLLTGTLALSLLCQWRCYASGSGRRWWLAWIVLAFAVLTKGPVAVVLTGITLMLFALIRRDLSGLWASLRPLQGLLITGLISLPWYAAELLVEGQPFWDSFFGYHNLQRLTSVVNDHLQPWWFFGPVLVVASFPFTPLLLFGLGKLIADFSRGASMRRIPNRDSLNHFAGCWLLAVFLLFTAAATKLPSYWLPATPAAALVIASTALPPSLQQRKGLLVAWCSTALCTAILAAGLLASPLWIPLIQDPEMPTLPAELMASGLVIRAAVCFIVAVLLGTRFFWGAVPGRLLAWQGPMVLFQLIALVPMIQLGDRVRQLPVREVAKQVVEQRRPGEPLAMIGVLKPSLHFYTGQVVVYEGQSRWALVNLSDRLSSERRRGFKGVPRTSLGASPSVLVVIDKLTAAKQHWQGLNPQRLSSEGIYELWRLDRSQLDQRAADLQADKFLPSWRVPRPERY, translated from the coding sequence ATGACAGCGGATTCATCAGCCCAGATTCCTTCCATCGTTCTGCCAACCGCTCGGCAGCGAAGGCGTGGAATGCTGCTCATCCTCGTACTGGCATTGGCGATCTTCTGTTGGCAGCTCGGCAGCACAGGTCTCGTTGATGAAACGCCGCCTTTATTCGCGGCATCTGGCCGTGCCATGGCGGAGACCGGTGACTGGCTCACGCCTCGGGTGAACGGGTTGCCCCGGTTCGATAAACCACCACTGGTGTATTGGTTGATGGGCCTGGGATATGCCCTGCCAGCAGGGACTTTTTGGGATCCACTCGGCACATGGGCGGCCCGCCTGCCCTCGGCCCTGGCTTCGGTGCTGACCATGCTCGCTCTCGGGGACACCCTGCTGCGGTACCCATTGCAGGGCGATTCGTTTCCCCGTCGGACGGCCATCGCCTCAGCGCTCGCTTTTGCCCTGTCTCCACTGGTGCTGATCTGGAGCAGGACCGCTGTCAGTGATTCGCTGCTCACTGGGACGCTCGCTCTCAGCTTGCTCTGTCAATGGCGCTGCTACGCGAGTGGATCGGGTCGGCGTTGGTGGTTGGCCTGGATCGTTCTGGCCTTCGCCGTGCTGACCAAAGGCCCTGTAGCGGTTGTTCTTACAGGCATCACCCTGATGCTGTTCGCCTTGATTCGCCGGGATCTTTCAGGTCTGTGGGCGTCTCTGAGGCCTTTGCAAGGACTTCTGATCACAGGCCTGATCAGTCTTCCCTGGTATGCAGCCGAGCTGCTGGTGGAAGGTCAGCCCTTCTGGGACAGCTTTTTCGGATATCACAATCTTCAACGCCTCACCAGTGTTGTGAACGACCATCTGCAGCCCTGGTGGTTTTTCGGACCTGTCCTGGTGGTGGCGTCATTCCCATTTACCCCGCTGCTCCTATTTGGTCTGGGAAAGCTGATTGCCGATTTCTCAAGGGGCGCTTCGATGCGGCGCATTCCTAATCGCGACAGCCTGAACCATTTCGCCGGCTGCTGGCTGCTGGCGGTGTTCTTGCTCTTCACCGCAGCGGCAACCAAGTTGCCTAGCTACTGGCTACCCGCCACACCGGCTGCTGCCTTGGTGATCGCCTCGACAGCCCTTCCCCCGTCTCTTCAGCAACGCAAGGGTTTGCTGGTTGCCTGGTGCTCAACCGCTTTATGCACGGCGATCCTGGCGGCTGGCTTGCTGGCATCACCTCTCTGGATTCCTCTGATTCAGGATCCGGAGATGCCCACCCTGCCGGCCGAACTGATGGCCAGTGGGTTGGTGATCAGGGCTGCGGTGTGTTTCATCGTTGCCGTCTTGCTTGGAACCAGGTTTTTTTGGGGCGCTGTGCCTGGACGCCTGCTGGCCTGGCAGGGACCGATGGTGCTGTTTCAGCTGATTGCACTCGTGCCAATGATCCAGCTGGGGGATCGGGTACGTCAGCTGCCGGTACGGGAGGTTGCAAAACAAGTTGTGGAGCAGCGCCGTCCTGGGGAACCCCTGGCGATGATCGGTGTGCTCAAGCCTTCCCTTCACTTCTACACAGGTCAAGTAGTGGTTTATGAGGGGCAATCGCGGTGGGCTCTTGTCAACCTGTCGGATCGTTTGAGCTCTGAGCGGCGTCGAGGTTTTAAGGGGGTTCCGCGCACAAGTCTGGGAGCCTCTCCTTCAGTACTGGTTGTCATTGACAAACTCACTGCTGCCAAGCAGCACTGGCAAGGACTCAATCCGCAGCGACTTTCAAGCGAAGGGATCTACGAGTTATGGAGGCTTGATCGATCCCAGCTTGATCAGCGTGCAGCGGATCTCCAAGCTGACAAGTTCCTGCCAAGTTGGCGAGTTCCGCGACCTGAGCGTTATTGA
- a CDS encoding glycosyltransferase family 4 protein, which produces MTDRPLSLVLVSTPVGQLGSGRGGGVELTLASLVKGLAQRGHRLHLVAPEGSCSPVIDERVTLHTVPGVDQPSWQHADRNEPMRIPRDAVLPRLWDRALELASDVDALLNFGYDWLPLWLTPHVAPNIFHLVSMGSVSAVMDSAVADLARWDQRRLAFHTRRQSDDFALVDPPDVVGNGFDLSRYELQLITDGPLGWAGRVAPEKGLEDAALVAAQLGETLRVWGLVEDDAYARRVESAVPAGTIEWCGFKPTDELQRELGGCRALLNTPKWNEAYGNVVVEALACGVPVIAYDRGGPGEIIQDGETGWLVAPDDWEALAKATLQASAIDRLACRRWVERCASQEGLAARVEAWIRRGLLPVNGTIS; this is translated from the coding sequence ATGACCGATCGTCCTTTGTCATTGGTGCTGGTCAGCACACCCGTCGGACAGCTCGGCAGCGGACGAGGAGGAGGGGTTGAGCTCACGCTTGCATCTCTGGTGAAGGGCCTAGCCCAGCGGGGTCATCGCCTGCACCTCGTGGCTCCGGAAGGTTCCTGCTCACCAGTGATCGATGAGCGCGTGACACTCCATACCGTCCCTGGGGTTGATCAGCCGAGTTGGCAGCATGCGGATCGGAATGAACCGATGCGGATTCCCAGGGATGCTGTGCTGCCTCGTCTCTGGGACCGGGCGCTGGAACTGGCCAGCGATGTTGATGCCCTGCTCAATTTTGGATACGACTGGCTGCCGCTATGGCTTACCCCCCATGTGGCACCAAACATTTTTCACCTCGTGAGTATGGGGTCCGTGTCTGCGGTGATGGATAGTGCCGTGGCTGATCTGGCCCGTTGGGATCAGCGACGCCTTGCGTTTCACACCCGTCGTCAGTCGGACGACTTCGCTCTCGTTGATCCCCCTGATGTGGTGGGAAACGGTTTCGATCTCTCTCGTTATGAGCTGCAGCTCATCACCGATGGTCCCCTGGGTTGGGCCGGACGAGTTGCTCCCGAAAAGGGGCTTGAGGATGCGGCGTTGGTTGCGGCTCAGCTAGGCGAGACGCTGCGTGTCTGGGGGCTGGTGGAGGACGATGCCTATGCCAGGCGTGTCGAGAGTGCAGTGCCCGCAGGAACGATTGAGTGGTGTGGCTTCAAGCCCACCGATGAGCTGCAGCGCGAGCTTGGCGGTTGCAGAGCGCTGCTCAACACGCCGAAGTGGAATGAGGCTTACGGCAATGTTGTGGTTGAGGCCTTGGCCTGTGGTGTGCCGGTGATCGCTTATGACCGCGGAGGCCCAGGAGAAATTATTCAGGACGGCGAAACCGGTTGGCTGGTTGCTCCCGATGATTGGGAAGCCCTCGCAAAAGCAACACTTCAGGCGTCGGCCATCGATCGTTTGGCCTGCCGTCGCTGGGTTGAGCGCTGCGCGAGTCAGGAAGGTTTGGCAGCCCGGGTCGAAGCCTGGATCCGTAGGGGCCTGTTACCTGTGAATGGCACCATCTCCTGA
- a CDS encoding DMT family transporter, with the protein MTTLQRGLLMVLPFALWGTAMAAMAPLVESGGAPLVACLRLLPAGIVLLIAVPFLGRSLTVNSADRGWFLLFTVVDAFLFQFFLAKGLQGTGAGLGSVLIDSQPLIVALLARWLFAESINPIGWIGLVVGLSGIVCLGVPAPLLQHWWLQADLSDLQAGWQDGTGWMLLAALAMALGTVLCRFACRNSDPVAVTGWHMVLGGVPLLAWHGLDASTALIPPWSALNWAQMAYASLLGSALAYSIFFWFANREDLTGFSTLGFLTPVFALASGGVLLGERLDNLQWLAVLLVLISVLLVSQRQRIWEPWFSASMPRPGDLKA; encoded by the coding sequence ATGACGACGCTGCAGCGCGGGCTGCTGATGGTGTTGCCCTTCGCTTTGTGGGGCACTGCAATGGCGGCAATGGCCCCATTAGTGGAGTCTGGTGGGGCTCCGCTTGTGGCGTGCCTGCGCTTGCTTCCCGCTGGCATCGTTCTGCTCATCGCTGTTCCTTTTTTAGGAAGATCGCTGACCGTTAACTCTGCTGATCGTGGCTGGTTTTTGCTGTTTACCGTCGTTGATGCGTTTCTTTTCCAGTTTTTTTTGGCCAAGGGACTGCAGGGCACTGGTGCCGGCCTCGGATCAGTTTTGATCGACTCGCAACCCCTGATCGTGGCTCTACTCGCACGCTGGCTGTTTGCGGAATCGATCAATCCGATCGGCTGGATCGGTCTTGTTGTTGGACTTTCCGGAATTGTCTGTCTGGGGGTTCCAGCGCCTCTCCTGCAGCACTGGTGGTTGCAGGCTGATCTGTCGGATCTGCAGGCTGGATGGCAGGACGGCACAGGCTGGATGCTGCTGGCGGCATTAGCGATGGCCCTAGGCACTGTCCTGTGTCGCTTCGCCTGCAGGAACAGTGATCCGGTGGCGGTGACCGGGTGGCACATGGTGCTGGGTGGAGTGCCTCTGCTCGCCTGGCATGGCCTTGATGCCAGTACGGCACTGATTCCACCCTGGTCGGCCCTCAACTGGGCACAAATGGCCTATGCATCGCTTTTGGGCAGCGCGCTTGCCTATTCCATTTTTTTCTGGTTTGCCAACCGGGAGGATCTCACCGGTTTCAGCACGCTTGGCTTCCTGACACCGGTGTTTGCGCTTGCCTCCGGGGGAGTGTTGCTGGGTGAACGCCTCGACAACCTGCAGTGGCTTGCGGTGCTTCTGGTGCTGATCTCAGTGCTTTTAGTGAGTCAGCGCCAGCGCATCTGGGAGCCTTGGTTTTCGGCCTCGATGCCGCGTCCTGGAGACCTGAAGGCATGA
- the sppA gene encoding signal peptide peptidase SppA, producing the protein MGWLWRRKSKRRMARIVIEGAISGSTRLRVLKALREVQEREFPALLLRIDSPGGTVGDSQEIHAALLRLREKGCKVVASFGNISASGGVYVGVAADSIVANPGTITGSIGVILRGNNLSELLAKVGVRFETVKSGAYKDILSPDRALSPEERELLQSLIDSSYDQFVAAVAEGRGLDQNTVRTFADGRVFSGAQAKDLGLVDELGDEEQARLVAARLAELDEERCRPVTLGKPRKRLLQNLPGSSLLLRLDQLLTTELELSGQPLWMHRP; encoded by the coding sequence ATGGGGTGGCTTTGGCGTCGCAAGTCCAAACGCCGTATGGCGCGCATCGTGATTGAGGGCGCGATCAGTGGCTCGACACGACTCAGAGTGCTGAAGGCTCTTCGCGAGGTACAGGAGCGGGAGTTCCCGGCACTCCTGCTACGCATCGACAGCCCGGGAGGAACGGTCGGTGACAGCCAGGAAATCCATGCGGCGCTGCTACGCCTACGCGAAAAAGGCTGCAAGGTGGTCGCCAGCTTCGGCAACATTTCCGCATCCGGCGGTGTCTATGTCGGAGTGGCAGCTGATTCAATCGTGGCTAACCCCGGAACGATCACCGGCTCGATCGGTGTGATCCTGCGTGGCAACAATCTCTCAGAACTGCTGGCCAAAGTCGGTGTTCGCTTCGAGACCGTCAAGAGCGGGGCCTACAAAGACATCCTTTCTCCTGATCGGGCCCTCAGCCCTGAAGAGCGTGAGCTGCTCCAAAGCCTGATCGACAGCAGTTACGACCAGTTCGTCGCCGCCGTTGCCGAGGGCCGAGGACTGGATCAGAACACGGTGCGTACCTTTGCCGATGGGCGAGTGTTCAGTGGAGCTCAGGCCAAGGATCTAGGCCTTGTTGATGAGTTGGGGGACGAGGAACAGGCTCGATTAGTGGCAGCACGTTTGGCCGAGCTAGATGAGGAGCGCTGCCGGCCTGTAACGCTCGGCAAACCCCGCAAGCGCCTCCTACAAAACCTGCCTGGATCCAGCCTTCTGCTGAGACTCGATCAGTTGCTGACCACGGAACTTGAACTGAGCGGACAGCCCCTCTGGATGCACAGACCATGA